TCAAAATAATCGACAAGGGAAGGAGAGAAGACTGACACAAGTCACCCAAAGATTCAGCACTTCAAATTACTGATGCACGGATCATGTGTATTGTACAAAACAGCAGCTGGGAAGTCAGATAGACCCCTAGACTGTTGACAATAAAGTAACTAACATGACAATTAAGTAAAAAAGTTGAAAATATATATACCCTACActcagaaaaaataataataataataataattatatatatatatatatatatatatatatatatatatatatatatatatatatatatatatatatattagcctatttttaatacTGAAGCATTTCAATTAAagaacaaaattccataaaattgaactgtgtaattttgaaacaaaatacaattaatacaacttttttcttttttttcttttttattactcATTttcatttgatggaattttgttatgcagttgaaatgtgtaaatcttgaaattattattattattattattattattattattattattttgagtgcATATGTAAAGCTACCTCTGCAAAgatgtttaaacaacaaataaacctGAAACTTAATTCATGCCAATTTGTCATTACAGCAGCAGGTATTTAGactatttaaattttgtttagtGGTCCAcgtggattttatttatttattgcacttTTTGTAGTTCAGAAATATTACAAGATGGTCAAATATTTAAAACCACTTTCTAAAAGGAACATTCTTGCCTTGTGTTTCACCACACAGTCTGTATTCAGTTatcatttttgtgattttttgtgAATGGGCCAAGCATAAACAGATGACTAATTAATCATCTCTTGCAGCAAGTATGTTAATACTCCTCTGGGCTCAAACAGTGAGCTCTTTTGTCTGGTTCTGCATTTGTATTGCATTAATTTGCCTCCATCTCCAGCCAGTCATTTGTCATCTGTTCTTCCTGTGAGCTTCTTTAGTCTGTCTGACATCTTAGAGCAAATAGAGGGGCCAATACACATACTCAGACACTGGGCCCTCAGTGCCACTAGCCCCTCTTCTAATGTTAGTGTGACCAAACAAGGCATGGCAAATCTGGCAATGGAATCAGATAATCACCAACCTGTGAAGAGCCTCCCAATCCACATCCATACCGCAACCCTGGATTAAACAAGTCTGTTTGCCTAATAATTTTAATCTGTGCATAAAGCAGAAGGATGGTGGTCTTCGAATAAGCATCTAATCCCTCAGCCCACCCAAATGATGATAGGCTCACAGTGAGGTTGATCAACAGAATAGCTTTTAGATGGAGAGACTGAAAAGTCCAGACTCTTGCCAGACTAGGAATGTTTTACAATGTCCAGGGGAATGTACACATGAGGAACAAGGGTGCTACATCAACATGCACATGCAAAGAAGGGTGAGTTCTGGGTTCACTATGTCTAGAAAGTCATCGGTAAATCCAGACAAGAACACCATGTGATAATGATAAAGATGACATTAAATGCAAGTAGAGCAGGTAGTTTCTCCatacattatattaaatattgctCATTTAATAGAGAATAGATCTTGTGATTTCACAGTTTtatcatattatttaaaataaaaactttattttatttaaaaaaaggttaaatgttatttatgatCACCCTTTTGAAATAAAGTAAATCAGTTGCATCAAACTATATTGAGTTTAACTGCTTGATATATAATTGATACTTTTGTACTTAATGATATTTGTACTCAtatctaatttatttattaatcaatatgTGTAATAAAGATTgacactatctatctgtctatctatctatctatctatctatctgtctgtctatctatctatctgtctatctatctatctatctatctatctatctatctatctgtctgtctatctatctatctatctaactatctgtctgtctatctatctatctgtaaataaaaatctattttgaaCATGAACAATTGTCTTGATATCTATTAGgcctttatattataatatacacacagtatacacgTAATAGGCCTATATATACATGTTTTGTAGAAATAGCAAATTCTTGATTTTTATGAATGAATGATTTTATATGAATTAGAAGTCTAGTTTGAAGTTAATATTTTCGATGAAACGTTACTTTCATGCATCACCTTCCCTCTGATGTCAGTCGCCACCCCTTTGTCAAAGTGAGAGCAACTGGGGGTCTGATGGGTGCATATAAGGACGGGCCGCTGTCAAAGCAGGGCCATTTCATCCCGAGAACAGGACCGCTTCAGAGTCTCTGCACCTAGAAGAATAACGCAATGATGTTTTCTATCCGTGCCGCTTGTCTTCTTTGCGCAGCGCTTTTCGCTATGGTGAAGGGTTTTACCCATGAAGATATGAAGGATGCCATGCTGAAGAAACTGGGACTTAGCGAGGTTCCGAAAATTCACAAGAGGGACCTGGAGAACCTTTTAATTCCAGCGCACATTAAGAACAAATATACATCCATGCTGAAACTGCACCACGCAAGGAAGCGCCGCTCCCTTCCCAGTTTAGCTGGCATCCTGAGAGGAATCCCTGGTAATGCAGGTAAGATTACATtgcaaaatgaaaatgcaaaaaaaaaaaaatgcaaaaaaaaaaaaaaaacaaaaacaaaaaaaagtgtatatgtgtgtatacatttttttcatatatatatatatatatatatatatatatatatatatatatatatatacatatacacacacacacacacacacacactataaaaaGCCACTTGCCAAGTAAATTCTAAAATAAGTCGTTAAATGAATAGCTTTTGTATTTGCCAGACATCTCTGGAGAGTTTGTATACTCTGACAGGACACGTCAACGTGTCGTCTTTGAAATGAAATCAAGGATCCCGGAGAACAGCGAAGTGACCATGGCAGAGCTGAAATTATACAAGAAAGCTCCACACAAACGCTCCATGCCGGAAAGAAAGGGCCACCGACCCGTCAACAACGCCCGAGTGAGCATCTACTGGGTGGAAACCCTGGAAGACGGGTCAAACCGAACTTCACTCGTGGACTCAAGGTAAACACAGAGAGACAGCCACAGACAGTCATTATTCTTCCATCAGTATGGTAATTGCTGATTGGCGTGCTAATTGCCCAACCATTACCTCCTCAGGTTGATTCCCATTCGCGAGACCGGCTGGAAGAGCTTTGATGTCACCCAGGCGGTGCAGTATTGGTCGAAGAGTCGCATGGAGATGCCAATGCACCTTGAGGTGTGGATCGAGGGCGAGAGACCCGGCAGTTACGCGGCAGAGATGGCCAAGTGTGTCCACTTCACAACTCAGGATCCAAATGACAACACTCTGGGAAAACCAGAGCTGGTTCTTTACACGCTCAACCTCGAAGAGTTTGGGTAAGCGTGGCGTCGTTttctaaagtatatatatatatgtacagtctATTTCACACTTTTCACCacaatgtacatacagtataattgcAAAAAAAGTTTAGAATGCTTAACATATCAATATAGACCTACTTGAAAAAGTGAATCAAAATTTCATGACATCAGTTTTggaatgaacaaataaaaaataaataaaaaaagtgttatgCATTATAATACAATATGCTActgtttgttaaaggaatattctgggtttcaTAAAAGTTAAgtgtaattgacagcatttgtagagTAATGTTTACTACAAAAACTGATttcgtgttccagtgaggcacttacaatggaagtgaatggggccaatttttgaatgttaaaatacagtttccaaagtatagccacaagacgtaaacagtatgctatttctgtataaagttatatccaatatttcaactttgttaccattatgaCAGCGTGGAACAGTAGCCTATAGTCTGCAGGAAAAACGAAGATCtaaacaacttaaaggaatattccgggttcaatacaagttaagctcaatggtcagcatttgtggcataatgctgatttccacaaaaaaaaaaaaaaaaaaaaaaaaaaaaaaaaatatatatatatatatatatatatatatatatatatatatatatatatatatatatatatatttgcaaatcatcccccttttcataaaaaaaaaaaaggtacaaatctagttacagtgaggcaatggaagtgaatggggtcaatctgtaaacattaaaatacttacggtttcaaaagtatagctacaagacttaaacaataaacgtgttaatgtgattttagtgtggttAAATCGCacactaatcttttctgtgtgaagttatagacaatatttcaacttcgttgccatgacgacgtaacgcggttaacactaaaaccctaaaacaaccgtaaaattaaatgttatacagctttacagcttaaataacatacaagttttaacagaagaattaatgtaagtgcttttataaaattatatgcttcacatttaaaaatcactgtaatgatttttgcttcattttttaagaaaaggagggaccagtCGAACTaatttttgccacaaatgctgtcgattgagcctaacttgtattaaactcgggaatattcctttaacgttaTTGACAGGAAAAGTTCCTACTTATGAATAAAAATGGATGTATTTAATTTAAGAATGACAATGTGTTAATGTTTTTCCATTCTTCACCTTACAGGTCTAGTGGAGACTGTGAAACCAACAAAGACAATGAAATGTGCTGCAGGGAGAAATACTTCATTAATTTCCGAGCCCTTACTTGGACCCAGTACTGGATCATCGAACCATCCGGTTATCAGGCATTCAGGTGCACTGGCGGCTGCCGGCAACCCAAGCGTAACTATGGTTACGGAGAGAGAAAATGCGCCGTTGTGGAGAGCGCGCCACTACCCATGATGTATTTGGTGAAAAGGGGAGACTATACAGAGATTGAGGTAGCTGAGTTTCCCAATATGATTGTTGAAAAGTGTGGATGCACAATGGATAATATTTCAGTTGTATGAATATGCCATTTTGCCATCAGCCGGTCTTCATGACGCACAGTACTTCAAATCTTATTAGTGGCCGTTTACGGCAAAAAGCTTTCGGTATGAACTGACCCTTAGAGCAAGGGTGTTGGCAACTTAACCCTTATAAGATACCTCAAGCACTTTgtataaaattgtaaatattatgttgatatgcatttattttttgcatttgtatATGACGCCACATACAGTGATCAGATTGAGATGTTATATTTTGAGCAGTAAATAGAACGTTGAAGAATGTTGTATATTTCACTATGACTGAATATAAATTAAACTATTTTTCATTGAGACTTCTCTCTTCTAGTTTTGTGATTTCTCTCTTAGACGTTTAGAATAGACGTTTGCATATTCCAGTATTTGCAGCCGGTCACACGGAGAGCAGACGTAAACATACAAGCCAGCTATGTTTTGTTTACTCTgcaccaggggtgtagcagtcattttaacaGTGTgtaaaattagctgcaaaaataaagggcatcttgaggagcacttgcttctgtgtcacacatgacaataaaagactgagcgcaagctggtcctgaataaattatttaatcaattacaataatgacaattgtgcatgtgcacaattttttattttttactatgtgcttgtgcattgtgggatttaaatgtatccaagtggctccagtgttttgactatgttcaccaaaattcgttcagatccatttaatgattcagtgaccatttctggtgatgccaggtggtgacaaatgagtgtcttgtgtgaaattagttagtcactgaatcaatgatcaaaaggaaattttaatcctttaaaatgtgtatgtctacagacctaaaaagagatttcagtagaggttttaagcatcataataacaaagcaaatctataatttcccttcagtttgtgagctgcgactttttatcaaaagacaacaataatagtcttataataagtGTGAGTTTCCATAACAtccatacattttcatgtataaaaaagtgtatctacaaatatattcacttcagtaaaatgcctaagtgttctaagaacacagcagatctatcttttttcctacagtttgtcgactgcacaccaacatagaggtaaaaaacaggagctgatatttaaaaatagctttacatatttaacacagatgtAGTAATCTGCTTTAATTGGCTAAAACAACCGATCAAaatattacctcacaaacatactgtaaaaagcataacttaatgaagactcatgaactgatataaactccacttacaatgtgtgcttaatagaaggattgtcctttgtacGTTTTtgtctgcagtgcatttcacgtaatgctgccagtcaagaatgatatgccgtaaaataactctcatttgtgtgttcctcatctctaatttagatcaacatcaatgccaataaaaaacatggataaatgggcattgttgaaagcagctttgtagaaatgaatggagctgCATTGATTAGACTCTCTGACTGATGGCCTGTTACTTAatggttgtttcggctcatgaaactcacctgtgattggtggatggttgctcaatcagcccaaagtaagaaaaacgcaaagaatactgtatacaaatccactatTTGGACTCTGAATGGGTTTATCTTggaaaagtgcaggggacaaaaaTCAACTTTTTAAAGAGAGCAGGGGACGTGTCCCCCACGGCTGCTACGCACCTGCTCTGCACACACAAGTTCATTTAATGGGGTTAAGTGCAAAGTTCTTTATTTTAAATTACTTACATAAATAGCATTATAATTGAGAAATTGGTTCTGATTTATACAATGAGTTAACCCTCATACAATTTACCTTGGTATTCGTATTGTAGCCTACTTTATGTCAAAAGACATTAGGCTACCAAAAATTTTTGTCACCACTGTATAAATTATTGTGGGAAATTAATGTGGGATCACTTTAAAGCAGTGTGGGGAGCTTCTCTTTGTCATATTAATTTCTATTaaagacattaaagggatagttcacccaaaaatgaaaactctctcatcatttactcaacctcatgccatcccagagatgtatgactttctttctttggcagaacacaaatgaagatttttaaaagtatatttcagctctgtaggtccatacaatgcaagtgaattggtgccaaaatttttatgctccaaaaagcacataaaggcatcataaaagtaatccatacaactccagtgttttagtcCATATTtctagaagtgatatgataggtgtgggtaagaaacagatcaatattgaagtccatttttgcttgaaattcttctcactGCCCAGTATGGGGCAGTATGTATGAAGaacgtgaatcaccaaaaacacaagaagaatgtgaaagcgatctgcttctcacccacacctatcatatcgcttctgaagatattgatttaaccactggagtctcatagattacttttatgctgacttgtgtgattattttgaacttcagaattttggcaaccattcacttgcattgtatggaccaaaagagctgagaaattattctaaataTCTTTGAGTTCAgtacatgaaagaaagtcatatacatccgtaatggcatatgggtgagtaaatgagagaatttaaatttttgggtgaactatcacttttaagataaaaatacCTGTAAGATGCACTGTAGTAGCCCAACCTTTTGATATTTTGGTGAGAATGGTTACCATTtacacatttttgtaagggaaatggTGCATGATAATAAAGTTGTCATGTAATAATCAGTTATCATATCGTCTGATTAGAAAGTAGTTCAGAGAACATTTCAATGAGTAAGAACATTCAGTGGTTTATCTCAGATGTTTATTCCATTATTTAATTACACATTTCCTTACATTACGAAATACTCGAACATTCATCGTTTTGGAAAAATCAATatcaaaatacaaatattgttaaCTGGACAACCGGCCATCTCTCCACAACACAGAGCCACAATATTTTTAAGGATTACTTAGTAAAGGAACCTTTCATCTTCAAAATAGTGTCTTTTGCACAAGCGTATCTGCTTACAGTACAACAGTATCATCAAAGTTTACATGCCATGTTTAAAAATCACTCCTTTCTTTTGAGGGAATGGGTCATCATCTAATCCCACAGGAAATCACTcagagaacaaaaaacaaaacaaaaacatccctAAATAAGTTAACCTTATGTCAACATACAGTATAGAATCATTATATAGTTCATCAAAACAACTGAAATGATCAAATACACAAATTGTTGTTAAAAATAGCTGCTCAATTCATTTGGCCATTTTATAAGAAATATCTTCATTCAGAAATCAAGGGCCTGTCTttatgtaaacatacagtattatccCTTTATTTAATGTATCTGTGTATATGTACGGGATGAAtttgagtatttaaaaaaatgcagatatgtaggTGAATTAAGACCACTACAAATGTCATAGCAGTTAAATTCAGAACAAAATTCTAATGACCTTGAAATCTGCAAAGCTCCTCCCAGCATAACATTGATAATCCTTTGAGACatttattgcatatatatatatatatatatatatatatacacatatatatatatatatatatatatacatatacatacacacataaaataaCTTGCTTATGTGCTGTCTGTTAGATCTAAAATGGCAGGTTTCTAATAAAGTTTGACAAATGAATCTCATGAGCAAAGGTTACAAATAGTCTAAAGATTGCTCTATTATACTGATGTGCTGCAGGAATGGGTTAACTGCATTGTTAAATAGAGAATAAATTGAACCCTCACTCTCATCAATacatatcaatattttaagtaatttcaagATTTGTTGCCTCTAGATGTTACGAAATGTTAACCGTACTGGTCAGCTTAGTGGAGCTATCCTGAATAAGTTGATAATTACCAAAAGTAATGCCCAGAGATTCCTTCCATTTTGTGATAGTAATAAGTTTGTTAGGCAATAACAAAATAGTTGACTGTCAATTAGGAGTCAAAGCCATAAGGTAATTGTTTTATGTTAAGGACGGCACACAAGTTCAATCAATATCCAAGTCTCACTGTGACATCTCTAGGTTTAACAGATAATACAAAAGAGCAGAAATTTACTTTAAAAcaggggttctcaatgggggCGGTACTGTATCCCAGAAGGCGTTCAAACGATGCAAGGAGgggctgagagcaaattagtagagagaggggcgttaggttacaaatggggggcggttatcagtcatattaatcaaatcaatgctcaagttcctctttgcataaaaacttttatctagacttggagtaaaTCAGTTCTCCATTATGTGGGTTTGTGCGCATTTGTACCAcagttcatctgattctgaactGTCTGGTTTAGCAGTGTCAAATAGACAGGCAGAgtcacaacctcggctaatggaCCTATATGGCTCTGTAGATAGATATGGCTCAATGTACAGAGCAGAGCAGGGGCATTTTTACTCGCAGACCAGTCTCAAACTCTTAAACGCGCACCGTTTATCATTATAGCACTGCGAGAATCAGTGAAGCAAGGTGCGAGAttcggaaaccatttgaattctgcacagaattctacatcaccactcttgaatttactatagtatcACTAACTGTAATTTAGGCAGAAATATATtcattacaaatattattatatcactacttcagctctattaaattggTCATAgtctacattaggggagtgagaaTATAACTCATTTTTGATACAacttaatgtttatatttttcatttattgtttttacatgtgtttagggTAGGCCTACTGTTGCAAAACTGCCATAGTTTGTTTGATagatgttacatctaaccatggtagtgaagatccatgcttccatgtgcttaccATGGTCTACAaacaccactgttaaaactatgactatgaataaaaaaataaaataaagaaaaaaggctaaaatatattttttttgtaactggttttgtttgccttcagaaattccaagagatgactgaatttaaatcaataagaacctgatgaaaAAGTTCCAACTCAGTCATGTCAGAATAATTTAGCCaaataaattaggtgttaactttttGCAGATGTTATAGATACCTTACTGTTGTGAATACCAGAAAATGTACATCCGTATCCaaatcaaaatcaatgctgtactgtagaatgagcatttcagtgggacaaaatatgcaatattattggtcttttcacttattgtttaattataataaaaatatcacttATTATTAGTTTCGGtcttagaattttcattttatagggcccagatatagccctccatctgcttaaatttgagaaacgcaaggtttggtgTCGCATTCATGACGCGGAATCccgctgaatttattaacaaaactgtaaaattagacaaataattttatttattattttatttggatAACACACAGTCTCCGCTTTAAAATTATGTCACAtaattttgggggtggggggcggcttgggtaagggaatgaagtagaggggcgttcatccaaaaaaggttgagaagCACTGCTTTAAAACTATGCAatgcattttctgttaatttttgCACTTTAATGGAATATGTTTTTGAGAACCATTATAAAGTTTTACAAAATACTTTACCAAAAAAAAGCCATTTAAAAAGTTTCCTCTGTATGCCCTACAAGACTGGAAGACAATTAAAAGAGCAGTCTGGCAGGGCTGAATCAAGAGACAAATCTGACTGACATTCAAAGGCTCTTTAATGCCTTGGATACAGATCATTAAGGATAAAAATATGTCAAGAGCCATAAAAGTCATAGAAAAGcaaatca
The nucleotide sequence above comes from Myxocyprinus asiaticus isolate MX2 ecotype Aquarium Trade chromosome 25, UBuf_Myxa_2, whole genome shotgun sequence. Encoded proteins:
- the lft1 gene encoding lefty1, with the translated sequence MFSIRAACLLCAALFAMVKGFTHEDMKDAMLKKLGLSEVPKIHKRDLENLLIPAHIKNKYTSMLKLHHARKRRSLPSLAGILRGIPGNADISGEFVYSDRTRQRVVFEMKSRIPENSEVTMAELKLYKKAPHKRSMPERKGHRPVNNARVSIYWVETLEDGSNRTSLVDSRLIPIRETGWKSFDVTQAVQYWSKSRMEMPMHLEVWIEGERPGSYAAEMAKCVHFTTQDPNDNTLGKPELVLYTLNLEEFGSSGDCETNKDNEMCCREKYFINFRALTWTQYWIIEPSGYQAFRCTGGCRQPKRNYGYGERKCAVVESAPLPMMYLVKRGDYTEIEVAEFPNMIVEKCGCTMDNISVV